The Tolypothrix sp. NIES-4075 DNA segment TCCTTTACGCACATAGCCATTCCAATCGCGGTTTAGTTGAGCAATTAAAGGTTCAACGGCATCTCGATTGGGATTGCGTCCAATACCATAAGCGGCACTCACCCGCACTAATGGGCAGGTATCAGTTAACAGGCGAATCAGATGCGGGGTAGCCCTGGCATCTTCAATGTCACAAAAAGCTCTTGCCGCTAGCATCCGTTGCTGCGGTTGGGGGTTTTCCAGGAGGGCTAGCATCAAATCAGGATCGGGCTTTGCCACAACTGATTCGGCAGTTATCGGCTCTATCCGATCTAGAGGGCTTTCTAGCTCCACCTCGGCATCGAGTAGGCTTAAGTCGTCTTCGTCATACATATTTCATTTCATTTGCAGCCCTGAGCGGGATCAACAAACAACCCCCAATGCTAATAAGTCAAAGCCTGATATATATCGGTTAAATTATACATTCTTCTATAACCTGCGTTAAGTTTTCTTATAATCTAGAGATTTTACCATCCATAGAGACTGGGTTTGATAACCTAATTGATTGTAAAGATTTAATGCGGGTTGATTTGATTTAAAGACTTGCAAACCAATTTGGCGATCGCCTCTAATGAACGCCCAATTTTCTACATATTGCATCAAAGCTTTACCAATACCGCGTCGCCGATGTTCGCTTAGAACATACAGCAAAAAGATATGAGCATGGCGATCGCCTCTGACTTGATCTATGGAATTTCCCACCCAGAGACAAGCGACGGGGGATGAGGAGGGGGGCAGGGGGGGAGATGAGGGAGCAAATTCTTTTTTGTCTCCTTGTCTTTTTGTCTCCTTGTCTCCCTTGTCTCCCTTGTCCTCCTTGTCCTCCTTGTCTCCAAGGAGTCCGACAAAATCCACCCACCACAGAGGTGTATCGTTGGAGAAATATTGCTCGACTGTTCGCACTAGGTGGGAAAAATCCTCACCGGGAAACATATCCTGATAAGTTCGCTGCATGAACTTAACCAGCAGCGCTCGATCTAAAGTTGAGCCACGGCGAATATTATACCCAGGTAATAACAAGTTCAAAATTGTTGTTAACTTTGAGCGAATAATTGTGTAAATGGTAACTCGCCATTTCCGGGTAAAAGACTTACTCCGACTTCTTCAATAGGTGCGGGTGCTGCCATATCAGAAGGTAAAAAAATGCGAGCGCTGACTGCTACTAGAGCAAGGGTAAATACTAGTATTGCCAACAAGGGGGCGATGTATTGACGAATTATAGCCATGTTTGAATTGTAAGCAGCAATGGACTTTTATGAGTAACTTGCGCTCATATTTGTGAAGTTAATTCTCATTTATTTTAGCGATTTTTGGGGAATATAAGGTTAACGCCGATCGCGTTCTAAATCGGCGATCGCTCTTTCCCAATACCAATCTTCGGGCATTCCTGGATAATTCTGCTTTGCTTGTTCAATTAAGCGATCGGCGGCGGCGGTGTCTCCTGATAATAAAGAAACAAGCCTGTTTTTCATGCGGTTTTGAGAGCCACCTGTACTATCGTCTACCCAATTGGGTATCTCTTGGGCAGAGAAGGAAGAATCTTGTCGGCGGAACTGCCAAAATAAAACGTAATAAAGTGTACCAAAAATTAAAATCAGGCTGAGTGTTCCTAAAAAAGTTAGGAGGTTAAACGGCAGAAATCCTAAAACTAACTGAGACAGAACATAGCCAAGTAATAAACCGGTAACGAAGAGAATAAATGTGCCGACAAAAACGACTACTTGGTTTCCCATAAATCCTCTTCTTCAAGTCCTGGTCTGAGTGTAGTAACTGGTCGTGGGTTCCAGGGGGCAAAAAATGGTAATAATAACAATCCAGGCAAAGCTGCAACTGCTGTTAGCAAAAAGAAAATAGCCCAACCAGTAGA contains these protein-coding regions:
- a CDS encoding GNAT family N-acetyltransferase, with the translated sequence MNLLLPGYNIRRGSTLDRALLVKFMQRTYQDMFPGEDFSHLVRTVEQYFSNDTPLWWVDFVGLLGDKEDKEDKGDKGDKETKRQGDKKEFAPSSPPLPPSSSPVACLWVGNSIDQVRGDRHAHIFLLYVLSEHRRRGIGKALMQYVENWAFIRGDRQIGLQVFKSNQPALNLYNQLGYQTQSLWMVKSLDYKKT
- a CDS encoding ABC transporter permease — encoded protein: MGNQVVVFVGTFILFVTGLLLGYVLSQLVLGFLPFNLLTFLGTLSLILIFGTLYYVLFWQFRRQDSSFSAQEIPNWVDDSTGGSQNRMKNRLVSLLSGDTAAADRLIEQAKQNYPGMPEDWYWERAIADLERDRR